The nucleotide window TAAAGACATGGTTGTGGCCTAATTAGGTCATGTTCTCTCCATTGTAGCTTTTAGAACAGTTCTCATATTGGTGAGGTACAGAGTCTTGGGTTTTAGGCAACAGGCAAAAAGGGCAACAGGCAACAGGGAAGATACTCCCCACACTCCCCCCTCTCTCCCCTCTCCCCACACTCCCCACACTCCCCACCCTCCCCACACTCCCCCCTCTCCCCACACTCCCATGAGTTTCGTCCGACATTTAAGATAAGCTAGAAAAACAATAGGCTTCACCCAGTGTTAAAAGGATAGACAAAGTGGTTAGAATTCTTAAACTCGCCCAAATGTCAGCGTCAGAACTCGCCACGTTAAAAAAACGGGCAGAATTAGATATCGATAATGCGCTCTCGATCGCTAAAACTGTTATTGATAAAATTAAACAAGATGGAGACACCGGAGTCATTGAGTATGTGAGAAAATTTGACTACCCAGAGGCAACCGTAGACACGATCAAAGTAACTCCCCAAGAATTTGCTCAAGCACATGAGTTAATTGAACCTGACGTTAAAACCGCCATCGAACAATCTTTTAAAAATATTAAAGAGGTTCATCAGCGTCAAATGCCAGAAGAAATTCAACTGGCAGAAATTGAAAAAGGAGTCTTTGCCGGGGAAAAAATTTCTCCCCTCCCTAGTGCCGGGTTATATGTTCCTAGAGGCAGAGGCGCTTTCCCCTCCATGATGCTAATGTTGGCTATTCCGGCTCAGGTAGCCGGAGTGAAAAATATTGTCGTCTGTACCCCCCCCGATAAACAGGGAAAGGTAGAACCGGCCTCCCTCGTAGCGGCTTCTATGGCAGGAGTCACAGAAATTTATAAACTCGGAGGAGTTCAGGCGATCGCAGCGATGGCGTTGGGAACTCAATCTATCCCCAAAGTCGATAAAGTAACGGGGCCTTGTAGTGTTTATGGAGCAGCCGCCAAACGCCTTTTATTTGGAACAGTGGATGTGGGACTACCGGCAGGGCCAAGTGAGTCTATTATTTTAGCCGATGAGTCTACTAATCCTCAATTAGCCGCCCTAGATTTATTAATTGAAGCAGAACATGGTTCGGACTCTGCCGCTTTGTTAGTCACGCATAGTGAAACCGTAGCCGAAAAAGCGAGTCGTTATGTGGATGAATATCTGGAAAAATTACCTCAATGGCGCAGACAATACTGTGAAGATGGGTTATCGGCCTATGGGGGGATTATTTTAACCTCTAGCTTAGAAGAATCTCTTAATTTTATTAATGATTATGCCCCAGAACATTTAGAAGTTTTAGTTAAAGATCCCTTTAATGTGATCGGACAAATTCACAATGCTGGGGAAATTTTATTAGGATCTCACACTCCCTCATCAATGGCAACCTATGCGATCGGCGTTAATGCCGTGCTGCCGACGGGAGGGTTTGCCCGGTCTTATTCTGCGGTGTCTGTATTTGATTTTCTCAAGCGTTCAACCTTAGCTTATGTGACTCCCGATGGGTTTGAAACTTTAAAGCAAACTACCATAACGTTAGCTGATTATGAAGGCTTTCCCGCTCATGGGTTAGCCATTAGAGAACGGGAAAATTTGTAGGATAGGAAGCAGGAAGAAGGAGGCAGAAGGCAGGAGGTTAAAAGGTTAATACAATGGCCAGGGACTTATTTCCCTGGCTAACTGTGAAAAAGGTGTGCAATGATGGAGTTTGTTAATTATATCTACAACCCTAACCGGCTAATTTCCGCAAAATTTTAGGCTTTAAATTTCTCTTTCTGGGCAAGATGTGATTAACTCCTTCAAAATATTTAGAGTTGTAGGTTGGGTTGAACGGTAGTGAAACCCAAAAAAGCTTAGTTTGTGTTTGGTGTTAAATGGTGACAATGTATTATTTTAATAAATTATTTTGAAACTCTTCGGCTTGTTTTGGATTGGGAATTTTTTTAGCTAAAGTTTGCACAAATTCGGTTGGCGAAATGGTCGGATTTTTGTGGAGAAGACGTTGACATAAAATAGAGGCAACCGGACCAATATATTCAGCTAATTTTTGTTGACAATGAGAGGCAAAATTAGCATCTAAAGGAGCTTGAGTTACCGCCGGTGTCGTCTCAACATAGGTAGATTGATGTTCGGGAATAGGAGTAGGAGTTGGCTTTGAAGATACTAAAGATTGACTTGCATTGAATTTTGATGGTTCATTTTGAGAGGGTGCAGAAGTAACTGTTGTCCCTTGTTTATATTGAGAAGCAGAACTACTATCCCCAGAATGCAACAGATGGAAAAGTTTCATTAATTGTTCTAAAATAGCATCGGCTGATTGAGGGCGTTGGGAGGGTAAACGAGCCATCATTCGATCTAAAAAATCCCCAAATTCAGGAGATAAAGCGGGAACATATTCCCGCCAGCATAAACTATCCGTTTCAAAATCATATAATTCACTGGGATGTTTACCCGTTAATAAAAAAACGATAGTTCGTCCTAACGCAAAAAAATCCGATTGAGGCATTGCTTGACCGTTCAATTGTTCGATGGGACTATAACCGGCAGAAAATAACCCTGTTACTTGACCGGCGGATTGTTTAGACATATAAGTATCTGTAACTTCCCGTGCTGTGCCAAAATCAATTAAGACTAATTGCCCATCTGAGCGAAGCATAATATTAGACGGTTTAATATCCCGATGAAAAAATCTTTGACTATGGATTTCTTTTAAAATTTGCATTAACTGTATCATCCATTTGATCGCCTGTTTTTGACTGATACAAGACCCTTTTTGTTGAATATATTGTTTTAAATCTAACCCCTCTATTTTCTCCATCACTAAACAATGAAGAGGGTCAGGACTATTAAAAGGATAATAAGTAAAATAAGCATCTGGTTCAACTTTAGGAATACCCGGAGAATTAAATCTCATTAAAAAATGGGCTTCCCGTTGAAACAGTTCTACATATTTAGGATGATTATAATTAAGAACTTTTAAAACTTTTTTATGAGATTGAGTGTTTCCTAAATTTCCAGGGCTACAGTCTCTAATTTCATAAGTTTTACCAAATCCTCCTCCTCCTAGCTGTTTATTGACCCGATAGCGTCCATCTAAGAGTAATTCAGAGTTGCAAGCTTGACAGAATAACTGTGTATCCTCATTGTGAGGATTGGGGCAATTCGGGTTAATACACAGATTTTTACACTGGCTCATCTTTGACATTCCTCGCTGTTAACGGCGCGGATTCTTGGTTCTTCGATTGATCTTAAAACTAAAAAGGGTTTACTCCCATTCTCCGAATAGTTTCATTCCCCATCCTTTCCCCTACCGCCTACCTCAAGACGAGCTTTCAGGAAAGGCATTTAGTCCCACCGGACGAATCTCCCCAAGCGTACTAGGATATTAACCTAGAGTTCAGGCGTGCCCCGCCTTACTTTGCGCGGTTTCATAGGTTCTGTTTGGCTGGATTTGGTACTTCCTGAGTTTCCCTTGTTTCTATTCACAGAGATGATCCCTTTTTGGGGTATATTTTTCTAATTTTTGATTGAGTCCATACAG belongs to Gloeothece citriformis PCC 7424 and includes:
- the hisD gene encoding histidinol dehydrogenase, with the translated sequence MVRILKLAQMSASELATLKKRAELDIDNALSIAKTVIDKIKQDGDTGVIEYVRKFDYPEATVDTIKVTPQEFAQAHELIEPDVKTAIEQSFKNIKEVHQRQMPEEIQLAEIEKGVFAGEKISPLPSAGLYVPRGRGAFPSMMLMLAIPAQVAGVKNIVVCTPPDKQGKVEPASLVAASMAGVTEIYKLGGVQAIAAMALGTQSIPKVDKVTGPCSVYGAAAKRLLFGTVDVGLPAGPSESIILADESTNPQLAALDLLIEAEHGSDSAALLVTHSETVAEKASRYVDEYLEKLPQWRRQYCEDGLSAYGGIILTSSLEESLNFINDYAPEHLEVLVKDPFNVIGQIHNAGEILLGSHTPSSMATYAIGVNAVLPTGGFARSYSAVSVFDFLKRSTLAYVTPDGFETLKQTTITLADYEGFPAHGLAIRERENL
- a CDS encoding serine/threonine-protein kinase, which gives rise to MSQCKNLCINPNCPNPHNEDTQLFCQACNSELLLDGRYRVNKQLGGGGFGKTYEIRDCSPGNLGNTQSHKKVLKVLNYNHPKYVELFQREAHFLMRFNSPGIPKVEPDAYFTYYPFNSPDPLHCLVMEKIEGLDLKQYIQQKGSCISQKQAIKWMIQLMQILKEIHSQRFFHRDIKPSNIMLRSDGQLVLIDFGTAREVTDTYMSKQSAGQVTGLFSAGYSPIEQLNGQAMPQSDFFALGRTIVFLLTGKHPSELYDFETDSLCWREYVPALSPEFGDFLDRMMARLPSQRPQSADAILEQLMKLFHLLHSGDSSSASQYKQGTTVTSAPSQNEPSKFNASQSLVSSKPTPTPIPEHQSTYVETTPAVTQAPLDANFASHCQQKLAEYIGPVASILCQRLLHKNPTISPTEFVQTLAKKIPNPKQAEEFQNNLLK